ATCAGCAGGGATACAATCTAGAGCTTCTTCTACTGGTGCAAGGCTAGAAACTACTCTTAAAATATCTAAGCACATATGTGGGGATGAAAAATATCTACAAAAAGTATTCTTACATGAGGTGGACATAGGTTTTCATCCAAAAACATTATCTCATTACAATTCGGTTATTACTCACGAGATTGGTCACTTCATAGAGTATGAAAGACTTTTCAATAAGCATGGATATGATTTGAATGATGTTATTCCAGTTGAAGACTTTAATCGAATTTGGAGAGATCTAGAAAAAAGAGTTATTTCAACTAAAATTAGAGATGAATCACTTAAAGAACTTAACTTTATAAAAAATGATGTAGTCGAAGAAGTTAGTAGGTATGGTAAGAAGAACTCAGCAGAGTTTTTAGCTGAAGCATTTGCTGAAGCTAAGGAAGCAAAAAAACCTCGTGAATTAGCGAAGCTTGTTTATAAAAAAATGAAAGCATTATATGGGAGGTAATGGTAAATGATTCTTATGGAAGTATACAAAAAATTTGAACCGTATTTGATAGATAAAGATGGTGAAGAAGTAATAAGAGACGATGCACCGGAGGAAATAAAAAAAGAGTGGGCAGAACTTCACAAAACAAAAGAAAATGAGATTGTAAATTATTAAAGAGAGGTGTTTATTTCAATGGCTGATATAAATGATGTAGCCAACTGGATACTATTTCATGGGAGTAAGGTTAATAATAAAAAATTACAAAAACTTATGTATTACAGTTATGCTTGGTATTTAGTTATTATGAACGAACGATGGGAAATTCTAACAAATCAGACTATAAAACTATTTAATCAAAAGTTTGAAGCGTGGATACATGGTCCGACTTGTCCAACTATTTATTATAAATATAAGGGTTATACATCGTTTGAAATAGATAAACCTTCTAGCTGTGAAACTTCTTTAAATCCAGATGAAATAGACGTGTTACAGCAAGTACTAGACGTATATGATCTGTATACTGGAAAAGAATTAGAGAGTATATCGCATCAAGAAAAACCTTGGATAGAAAAAAGAGTAGGGCTTGGGTGCTATGAAGCATCAAATGAAGAACTTTCAGATCTAACTATTTTCGATTACTATAGTTCTCAAATGGAATAAAATATGAATAACAACCTATAAACACTCGAACGAGTGTTTTTCTTTTGCTCAAAAACAGGAGGGGATATTAATGGGAGTACTAAAAGTTGATTGTTCTTGTGGTAAGAGATTTACTACAGAGCAGATTGTGATACTTGAAAAGAAAG
The sequence above is drawn from the Tissierellales bacterium genome and encodes:
- a CDS encoding DUF4065 domain-containing protein; its protein translation is MADINDVANWILFHGSKVNNKKLQKLMYYSYAWYLVIMNERWEILTNQTIKLFNQKFEAWIHGPTCPTIYYKYKGYTSFEIDKPSSCETSLNPDEIDVLQQVLDVYDLYTGKELESISHQEKPWIEKRVGLGCYEASNEELSDLTIFDYYSSQME